Proteins from one uncultured Cohaesibacter sp. genomic window:
- a CDS encoding ABC transporter ATP-binding protein, protein MLKVSSLHVRYGAVQAVRGVDFEIREGEIVAFLGANGAGKSSTLNAIAGLVEAHAGTIEFAGRDITDLAPETLTPLGLALSPEGRRVFPALSVAENLLMGAYSVKDKTKVKDAWERVYSLFPILHDRKDQLAGTLSGGQQQMLAVGRALMSGPRLLLLDEPSLGLAPLIVEQVFELITILRDQKVTIALVEQNVAKSLEIADRGYILAGGQVVGAGAASDLMSEGGLEDTFLGA, encoded by the coding sequence CTGTTGAAAGTATCCTCGCTGCATGTGCGGTATGGCGCTGTACAAGCGGTTCGCGGGGTCGACTTTGAAATCCGGGAAGGCGAGATTGTCGCCTTTCTGGGCGCCAATGGTGCGGGCAAGTCTTCCACGCTCAATGCCATTGCCGGGTTGGTGGAGGCCCATGCGGGTACCATCGAGTTTGCCGGACGGGACATTACCGATCTGGCACCGGAAACACTGACCCCGTTGGGGCTGGCGCTTTCGCCCGAAGGTCGCCGCGTATTTCCTGCGCTGTCTGTCGCTGAAAATCTGTTGATGGGTGCCTATAGCGTCAAGGACAAGACAAAGGTCAAAGATGCATGGGAGCGGGTCTATTCGCTCTTTCCCATTCTGCATGACCGCAAGGACCAGTTGGCCGGAACCCTTTCGGGTGGTCAGCAGCAAATGCTCGCGGTCGGGCGCGCTCTGATGAGTGGTCCGCGCCTGTTGTTGCTTGATGAGCCATCCCTCGGCCTTGCGCCGCTGATCGTCGAACAGGTGTTTGAACTGATCACCATCCTCAGAGACCAGAAGGTGACCATTGCGCTTGTCGAGCAGAATGTCGCCAAGAGCCTCGAGATCGCCGACCGTGGCTATATTCTGGCTGGCGGTCAGGTTGTCGGCGCGGGGGCTGCTTCGGATCTGATGTCCGAGGGCGGCCTTGAAGATACATTCCTTGGAGCATGA
- a CDS encoding amino acid aminotransferase, translated as MFEKMQEQPPVSLLGLLIAYQADPRPHKIDLGVGVYRDATGHTPVMRAVKAAEKRLWETQDSKRYLGREGDMGFVEALKPIIFGAGSDLIDQTTGLQTPGGCGAIRLAADVIATASPDARVWTGTPGWPNHNLFFSHSGQEVVEYPFFDLATQTIMFDKVREALTSTREGDVFLLHGCCHNPTGANFTTEQWQEIADLLVERKLVPFLDLAYQGLGRGLEEDAKALQLVLSAVDEAFISYSCDKNFGLYRDRVGVLYMMSRNPRELKIAASNATACAAPGWGMPPDHGGAVVRTILESEELTAIWRAELKEMGERVNGNRAALANAHPDLAFIKEQGGLFSTLNMSVETAKKLREHYAIYFADSGRMNLAGMQPADVKPIIDALVAEGVLKAL; from the coding sequence ATGTTTGAAAAAATGCAGGAACAGCCACCTGTAAGCCTGTTGGGGCTGCTCATTGCCTATCAGGCCGATCCACGCCCGCACAAAATCGATTTGGGTGTAGGCGTTTATCGCGACGCAACTGGGCATACGCCGGTCATGCGTGCCGTCAAGGCGGCAGAAAAGCGCCTTTGGGAAACGCAGGATAGCAAGCGCTATCTTGGCCGTGAAGGGGACATGGGGTTTGTTGAAGCACTCAAGCCGATCATTTTTGGCGCTGGCAGTGACCTGATTGATCAAACGACAGGATTGCAGACACCCGGTGGCTGTGGCGCCATCAGGCTGGCCGCTGATGTAATCGCGACCGCTAGTCCTGATGCGCGGGTCTGGACGGGAACCCCGGGGTGGCCGAACCATAATCTGTTCTTCTCCCATTCTGGACAAGAAGTGGTTGAATATCCCTTCTTTGATCTGGCGACCCAGACCATCATGTTCGACAAGGTGCGCGAAGCGCTGACCTCTACCCGCGAAGGCGATGTCTTCCTCTTACATGGCTGCTGCCACAACCCGACCGGCGCGAATTTTACCACAGAGCAGTGGCAGGAAATCGCCGATTTGCTCGTGGAGCGCAAGCTGGTGCCATTCCTTGATTTGGCTTATCAGGGGCTTGGACGAGGTCTTGAAGAAGATGCCAAGGCCCTTCAGCTCGTGCTTTCTGCCGTAGATGAAGCTTTCATTTCCTACTCATGCGACAAGAATTTCGGGCTTTATCGTGATCGTGTCGGTGTGCTCTACATGATGAGCCGCAATCCTCGTGAGCTGAAAATTGCCGCCAGCAATGCGACCGCTTGTGCTGCTCCGGGCTGGGGAATGCCTCCAGATCATGGGGGGGCTGTTGTGCGCACCATTCTTGAGAGCGAAGAACTGACCGCCATCTGGCGCGCAGAGCTCAAAGAGATGGGCGAACGGGTGAATGGCAACCGGGCCGCTTTGGCCAATGCTCATCCGGACCTGGCCTTCATAAAAGAGCAGGGCGGGCTATTCTCCACGCTCAACATGTCGGTCGAAACTGCAAAGAAGCTGCGCGAACACTACGCGATCTATTTTGCAGACTCTGGTCGCATGAATCTGGCGGGCATGCAGCCGGCGGACGTGAAACCGATCATCGATGCGTTGGTTGCAGAGGGTGTTCTCAAGGCTCTTTAA
- a CDS encoding sodium:calcium antiporter: MMAELSFPFILAIMAAATVIILVCGLRMTTLADQIADKTGLGEALIGGVLLGAATSLSGTIVSLTSALDGRASLAFANSIGGIAAQTAFLAVGDLIYRKANLEHASAEITNMFQAGLLMLLLAIPFLASTTPELTLVGMHPLSLAIPAIYGFGLLATRWVKENPMWEPVHTEVTRLDEPEDEGPKAKSAGRLILAFLVMAIFLSIAGWAIARSGAVLSDRIGLSETLVGALMTAVITSLPELVTTLAAVRRGALQLAVGGIIGGNTFDTLFLTIADAGYRDGSIYHAISDADLFWNAVALVMTAILMLGLLLRQKEGTAKIGFESVALFLVFGAAVALQSIMG, encoded by the coding sequence ATGATGGCAGAGCTCTCTTTTCCCTTCATTCTGGCCATTATGGCGGCGGCGACTGTGATTATTCTTGTCTGCGGCCTACGCATGACGACGCTTGCCGACCAGATCGCAGACAAGACGGGCCTTGGCGAAGCCCTGATCGGCGGCGTTCTGCTTGGAGCGGCGACGTCTCTTTCGGGTACAATAGTCTCCCTCACCTCAGCGCTGGATGGACGCGCTTCTCTGGCTTTTGCCAACAGCATTGGCGGCATCGCAGCCCAGACAGCCTTTCTGGCGGTAGGAGATCTGATCTATCGCAAGGCCAATCTGGAGCATGCCTCCGCTGAAATAACCAACATGTTTCAGGCGGGCCTGTTGATGCTCCTGCTGGCCATTCCCTTTCTGGCTTCCACCACGCCGGAACTCACTCTTGTCGGCATGCATCCGCTTTCGCTCGCCATTCCTGCCATCTATGGCTTTGGGCTACTGGCCACGCGCTGGGTAAAAGAAAATCCCATGTGGGAGCCGGTACATACTGAGGTGACGCGCTTGGATGAGCCCGAAGACGAAGGCCCCAAGGCCAAAAGCGCCGGGCGTCTCATTCTGGCATTCCTCGTGATGGCGATCTTTCTCTCCATTGCGGGCTGGGCCATTGCCCGCTCCGGTGCGGTTCTCTCTGACAGGATCGGCCTTTCAGAAACGCTTGTTGGTGCCCTGATGACAGCAGTCATTACATCGCTGCCCGAACTGGTTACAACGCTGGCCGCCGTGCGGCGCGGCGCGCTGCAGCTCGCAGTGGGCGGCATCATCGGAGGCAACACCTTCGACACCCTGTTCCTGACCATCGCAGATGCCGGATATCGTGACGGCTCGATCTATCACGCCATAAGTGATGCGGATTTATTCTGGAATGCAGTGGCTTTGGTGATGACAGCCATCCTCATGCTGGGCCTTTTGCTGCGCCAGAAGGAAGGCACGGCGAAAATCGGTTTTGAAAGTGTTGCGCTTTTTCTGGTTTTTGGCGCAGCCGTAGCATTGCAATCCATCATGGGGTAG
- a CDS encoding D-amino-acid transaminase: protein MSRTVYLNGEWLEEADAKISIFDRGYTFADAIYEVTAIVGGKLIDYPGHSARMQRSLGELGMVCPLDENELLAVHREIVARNNVEEGMIYLQISRGVDDRDFVYPKEMKPTFSMFTQTKKVLENPYAKSGISVISLPDWRWERRDIKTVQLLYPTMAKTQASRQGADDAWLLEDGFVTEASSATAHIVKKDGTLVTRNLSHVILPGITRASTLDLAREAGIKVEERPFTLEEAKEAAEAFNTSATNFVLPVVSIDGQKIGDGTPGPITKKLRDIYVESRLATAI, encoded by the coding sequence GTGTCTCGCACTGTTTATCTCAATGGCGAATGGCTCGAAGAAGCCGATGCCAAAATTTCCATTTTTGATCGTGGCTACACCTTTGCCGATGCCATTTATGAAGTGACCGCAATCGTGGGCGGTAAGCTCATCGACTATCCCGGCCATTCGGCGCGCATGCAGCGCTCTCTTGGCGAGCTGGGCATGGTTTGCCCGCTTGATGAAAACGAACTGCTCGCCGTACATCGCGAAATCGTGGCGAGAAACAATGTCGAAGAAGGCATGATCTATCTGCAGATTTCTCGTGGCGTGGATGATCGGGACTTCGTTTATCCCAAAGAAATGAAGCCGACCTTCTCCATGTTCACACAGACCAAGAAAGTGCTGGAAAATCCATACGCCAAGTCCGGTATTTCCGTGATTTCCCTGCCAGACTGGCGCTGGGAACGTCGCGACATCAAGACCGTACAGCTGCTCTATCCGACCATGGCGAAAACGCAGGCCTCCCGTCAGGGCGCCGATGATGCATGGTTGCTGGAAGACGGATTTGTTACCGAAGCCAGCTCAGCAACCGCTCACATCGTCAAAAAGGATGGCACGCTGGTCACACGCAACCTGTCCCATGTGATCCTGCCTGGCATTACGCGCGCCAGCACGCTGGATCTCGCTCGGGAGGCTGGCATCAAGGTTGAAGAACGCCCCTTCACCCTTGAAGAAGCCAAGGAAGCGGCAGAGGCCTTCAACACCTCGGCAACGAATTTCGTGTTGCCTGTCGTCAGCATTGATGGCCAGAAAATCGGTGACGGCACGCCCGGCCCGATCACCAAGAAACTGCGCGACATCTATGTCGAAAGCCGTCTGGCAACAGCCATCTAA
- a CDS encoding N-formylglutamate amidohydrolase: protein MTQLLQAGDPSPSLILNPEGTCPILLACEHAGQGIPKALGDLGLSREQLDMHIGWDIGAAALTRLLSERLNATAILQHYSRLVIDCNRPPEAPDSVPEVSDKVTIPANVDADNKQARVDEIFTPYQGQVSRLLDSGRYKAALSIHSFTPVMQGVPRPWDIGFLFGTHEDTSRRLAAFLEKAYPWMTIGFNEPYQVSGLSDWFVPRHGEARGLPHALIEVRNDHISDKDGQEKWADILAASFRHFLEEVPA, encoded by the coding sequence ATGACGCAATTGTTGCAAGCTGGCGATCCTTCGCCGTCCCTCATTCTCAATCCCGAAGGGACATGTCCCATCCTGTTAGCCTGCGAGCATGCCGGGCAGGGGATTCCCAAAGCTCTGGGCGATCTTGGCCTCAGCCGCGAGCAGCTGGACATGCATATTGGCTGGGACATCGGAGCCGCGGCGCTCACGCGTCTGCTCTCCGAGCGCCTCAATGCCACCGCCATTCTGCAGCATTACAGCCGTCTGGTCATCGACTGCAATCGCCCGCCCGAGGCACCGGATTCCGTGCCCGAAGTCAGCGATAAGGTGACCATCCCGGCCAATGTGGATGCGGATAACAAGCAGGCCCGCGTGGACGAGATTTTCACGCCCTATCAGGGGCAAGTGTCGCGCCTGCTTGATAGTGGCCGCTACAAGGCTGCGCTTTCCATTCACAGCTTTACACCCGTCATGCAGGGCGTGCCGCGCCCATGGGATATCGGGTTTTTGTTTGGCACCCATGAAGACACATCACGCAGGCTTGCCGCCTTCCTTGAGAAGGCCTACCCTTGGATGACCATCGGTTTCAACGAGCCCTATCAGGTGAGCGGCCTGTCTGATTGGTTCGTCCCCCGCCATGGGGAAGCAAGAGGCCTGCCGCATGCTCTTATCGAGGTGCGCAACGATCATATTTCAGACAAGGACGGTCAGGAAAAATGGGCCGATATTCTTGCTGCATCCTTTAGGCATTTTCTTGAAGAGGTTCCTGCATGA
- a CDS encoding alpha/beta hydrolase yields MTNKTELEAAIETPDAGRRNLLKLAGVSSATIAAASLVAAPAMAKAKSLNLTDEWDKTFEKSDAVDHKKVTFANRYGITLAGDLYIPKERAGDKLPALAVAGPFGAVKEQSAGLYAQTMAERGFVTVAFDPSFVGESQGADMSVASPDINTEDFMAAVDFLGLHEAVDQERIGIIGICGFGGMALNAVAADKRVKAVATASMYDMSRVMAKGYYDAMTPEQRAEALKNMSYQRWEDAKSGEAALAGGLPDTLEGIDDPVITMYYGYYKTDRGYHPRSVNSNAGWTVTNPLSFMNMPLLTYVDEISPRPMLLIAGSEAHSKYFSDDAYASAADPKELMIIDGADHCDLYDQVDIIPFDKLQSFFDKNLA; encoded by the coding sequence ATGACGAACAAGACCGAACTGGAAGCAGCGATTGAGACACCGGATGCGGGCCGCCGCAATCTGCTCAAATTGGCTGGCGTCAGCTCTGCGACCATCGCAGCTGCATCCCTCGTGGCCGCTCCCGCCATGGCCAAGGCAAAAAGCCTCAATCTCACGGATGAGTGGGATAAGACCTTTGAAAAGAGCGATGCTGTCGATCACAAGAAGGTGACCTTCGCAAACCGCTATGGCATCACTCTGGCAGGCGACCTCTATATCCCGAAAGAGCGTGCTGGTGACAAACTGCCAGCGCTCGCTGTCGCCGGTCCATTTGGCGCGGTAAAAGAGCAATCCGCTGGTCTTTATGCCCAGACCATGGCCGAGCGCGGCTTTGTAACGGTTGCGTTTGACCCGTCCTTCGTGGGCGAAAGCCAGGGCGCAGACATGAGTGTCGCTTCCCCGGACATCAACACCGAAGACTTCATGGCTGCGGTCGATTTTCTTGGCCTTCATGAAGCGGTTGATCAGGAGCGCATCGGCATCATCGGCATCTGTGGCTTTGGTGGCATGGCTCTAAACGCAGTGGCCGCCGACAAACGCGTCAAGGCCGTTGCAACGGCCAGCATGTATGACATGTCGCGCGTCATGGCCAAGGGCTATTATGATGCGATGACACCAGAGCAGCGCGCCGAAGCCCTGAAAAACATGAGCTACCAGCGCTGGGAAGACGCCAAGTCAGGCGAAGCTGCATTGGCCGGTGGTCTGCCCGATACGCTCGAAGGCATCGATGATCCAGTGATCACCATGTATTACGGCTATTATAAAACCGACCGTGGCTATCATCCGCGGTCTGTCAACTCCAATGCCGGCTGGACGGTAACCAATCCGCTGTCTTTCATGAATATGCCGCTGTTGACCTATGTTGACGAAATCTCACCGCGCCCGATGCTGCTGATTGCTGGCTCTGAAGCGCATTCGAAATATTTCAGCGATGATGCCTATGCGTCTGCGGCTGATCCGAAAGAGCTAATGATCATCGACGGAGCTGACCATTGCGATCTCTATGATCAGGTGGACATTATTCCATTCGATAAACTTCAGTCCTTCTTTGATAAAAATCTCGCATAA
- a CDS encoding MgtC/SapB family protein: MDVIAIRLTIALLLGAVVGFEREWRHNAAGLRTHILVSLASALMAILSIDIAHMPAFQGDAIRIDPFRLIEAVTSGVAFLAAGLIVFSRGRVRNLTTGAGMWMAGAIGLATGFGFWQVAILTTVLAFVVLGLLGLVKGKLHDDIETESDSN, translated from the coding sequence ATGGATGTAATAGCAATCCGCTTGACAATTGCACTGTTACTAGGCGCCGTTGTCGGTTTCGAGAGAGAATGGCGTCACAATGCGGCCGGTCTGCGCACCCATATTCTGGTCAGTCTCGCCTCGGCTCTCATGGCCATCCTGTCCATCGATATTGCCCATATGCCAGCCTTTCAGGGCGATGCAATCCGGATAGATCCGTTCCGACTGATCGAAGCTGTTACCTCTGGTGTGGCCTTTCTGGCAGCGGGATTGATTGTGTTTAGCCGTGGACGCGTGCGCAACCTCACCACTGGCGCCGGAATGTGGATGGCCGGAGCCATCGGGCTGGCAACCGGTTTCGGCTTCTGGCAGGTCGCCATTCTAACAACGGTGTTGGCATTTGTCGTGCTGGGGCTGTTGGGTCTGGTAAAAGGCAAACTGCACGATGATATCGAGACGGAGAGCGATAGCAACTAG
- a CDS encoding branched-chain amino acid ABC transporter permease, producing MELLLQQTVNAIALGGTYALLALGLAVVFSIMGLINFAHGELMTIAGYVLMYCGLAGVPFAIAAALAIGAAMLAAVLMEMIAFRPVRNASGETMLVTSFAVSMVLQVLFQNFIAARSQPVLLPQLLSDSISLFGLVIGVNKIAAIVATIVMLAFLDWFMRKQKHGIAMRAAAEDFAVARLMGIRANTVISAAFALSGLLAGVAAVLWVSQRASVDPLMGFAPVLKAFIAAILGGLGSLRGAVAGGFVLGFIEIYLAAFLPSDMQEFREPIGLGIVVFIMLFRPNGLIPAASLKAEKV from the coding sequence ATGGAACTTTTGCTGCAACAAACTGTCAATGCCATCGCGCTGGGGGGCACTTATGCCCTGCTTGCACTGGGGCTGGCCGTTGTCTTCTCCATCATGGGGCTGATCAACTTTGCCCATGGCGAATTGATGACCATTGCGGGTTATGTGCTGATGTATTGCGGGTTGGCGGGGGTTCCCTTTGCTATTGCCGCAGCGCTGGCCATTGGTGCGGCCATGCTGGCCGCCGTGTTGATGGAAATGATCGCCTTCAGGCCTGTGCGCAACGCCTCGGGGGAGACCATGCTGGTCACCTCTTTCGCGGTGTCCATGGTACTGCAAGTGCTGTTCCAGAACTTTATCGCCGCGCGGTCTCAGCCAGTGCTGCTGCCGCAGCTTCTCTCCGATAGCATCAGCCTTTTCGGACTGGTCATCGGGGTGAACAAGATTGCCGCGATTGTGGCGACCATCGTCATGCTGGCTTTTCTCGACTGGTTCATGCGCAAGCAGAAACACGGCATCGCCATGCGCGCTGCTGCGGAAGATTTTGCCGTCGCCCGGCTGATGGGCATTCGCGCCAACACGGTGATTTCTGCCGCCTTTGCGCTCTCTGGCCTGCTGGCCGGGGTGGCCGCTGTGCTCTGGGTTTCCCAGCGGGCGTCGGTTGATCCTCTGATGGGCTTTGCACCTGTGCTGAAGGCCTTCATCGCTGCCATTCTCGGCGGATTGGGCTCTCTGCGGGGTGCTGTAGCCGGTGGTTTCGTGCTCGGCTTCATCGAGATCTATCTGGCGGCCTTCCTGCCGTCTGACATGCAGGAATTCCGAGAGCCGATCGGGCTGGGCATCGTCGTCTTCATCATGCTATTCCGTCCGAACGGACTAATCCCTGCCGCCAGCCTGAAGGCTGAGAAAGTGTAA
- a CDS encoding branched-chain amino acid ABC transporter ATP-binding protein/permease, producing MMLVTSGRQLFYSVFAILALALIASAIAWYIGPASQRILVVFFVSLIAVVAQGVYCGNSGIMSFGHLSFMAIGAYASSLLTVPAMMKAATLPKLPHWLASTETSLLPAILAALVVVALVAIITGVVVGKLQGEAATIATLGLLIIVHGILIGWRDVTRGSGSFFGVPRETSMWVAMIGCVIALIIARLYRDSISGLKLRASRENAIAAAAVGVNIKRERLVSWVISAVLMGLSGALMAHFLGAFSPKNFYFVDTFQYLAMLIVGGMTTVTGAISGAVVITIVTEILRHLESGFSLGFIEVPQVFGTTQIGIALLILFAMFRKADGLTGLKEWEERFIKPKRKILSGASLQAAEPDGILTAKGMTMRFGGLVAVNNVDFKLMPGEIVGLIGPNGSGKTTLLNMLSGVLKPSEGTFKIADTLLDGVPSHKVAEHGIARTFQNIRLFNHLSVFQNVLVAALSTRGGKDAESRAQTALERMGMSKFAEMDAGTLSYGDQRRVEIARALACQPSLLFLDEPAAGMNREETDALMEMLRGLTKDLGIGILLVDHDLKLINQLCDRIAVLNEGTLIAAGTPAEIRKNPAVVEAYLGASTDQNDDPEGNQGT from the coding sequence ATGATGCTTGTCACCTCTGGTCGTCAGCTGTTTTATTCAGTTTTTGCCATACTCGCCCTCGCTTTGATCGCATCGGCAATTGCTTGGTATATTGGCCCGGCAAGCCAGCGCATTCTCGTTGTATTCTTTGTTTCGCTCATCGCGGTGGTTGCTCAGGGCGTCTATTGCGGTAACAGCGGTATCATGTCCTTCGGGCATCTTTCCTTCATGGCGATCGGGGCCTATGCCTCTTCGCTTCTGACGGTTCCCGCCATGATGAAAGCGGCAACCCTGCCAAAGCTGCCTCATTGGCTGGCCTCCACGGAGACGAGCCTCTTGCCCGCCATTCTGGCCGCGCTCGTCGTGGTGGCGCTGGTCGCAATCATCACCGGCGTGGTGGTCGGCAAGCTTCAGGGGGAGGCGGCAACCATCGCAACGCTTGGATTGTTGATCATCGTGCATGGCATCCTGATCGGCTGGCGGGATGTGACGCGCGGCTCTGGCTCCTTCTTCGGCGTGCCCCGCGAGACATCGATGTGGGTGGCCATGATCGGATGTGTCATCGCACTCATCATCGCGCGGCTCTACAGGGATTCCATATCGGGTCTCAAGCTGCGCGCCAGTCGTGAAAATGCCATTGCGGCGGCAGCGGTTGGTGTCAATATCAAGCGTGAGCGGCTGGTCTCCTGGGTTATCAGCGCTGTGCTGATGGGCTTGTCCGGTGCCTTGATGGCGCATTTCCTCGGTGCCTTCAGTCCCAAGAATTTCTATTTCGTTGATACCTTCCAGTATCTTGCCATGCTTATCGTTGGCGGCATGACCACCGTAACCGGCGCCATTTCCGGCGCGGTGGTGATCACCATTGTCACGGAAATCCTGCGCCATCTGGAAAGCGGCTTCTCGCTCGGCTTCATTGAGGTGCCTCAGGTCTTTGGCACGACACAAATCGGCATCGCGCTGCTCATTCTGTTTGCCATGTTCCGCAAGGCCGATGGCCTGACCGGCCTCAAGGAATGGGAAGAGCGCTTCATCAAACCCAAACGTAAGATTCTCTCAGGCGCATCTCTGCAAGCAGCAGAGCCCGATGGCATCCTGACAGCGAAGGGCATGACTATGCGTTTTGGCGGGCTCGTTGCGGTCAACAATGTCGATTTCAAATTGATGCCCGGCGAAATCGTGGGCCTGATCGGGCCAAACGGTTCTGGCAAGACGACACTGCTCAACATGCTCTCCGGTGTTCTGAAACCAAGCGAAGGCACCTTCAAGATCGCGGATACGCTGCTCGATGGTGTGCCTTCGCACAAAGTCGCCGAACATGGCATCGCGCGGACCTTCCAGAATATCCGTCTGTTCAACCATTTGAGCGTTTTCCAGAATGTGCTGGTTGCGGCGCTATCCACTCGCGGGGGCAAGGATGCGGAAAGCCGTGCCCAGACAGCGCTGGAACGCATGGGCATGAGCAAATTTGCCGAAATGGATGCGGGAACCCTGTCTTACGGTGATCAGCGTCGGGTGGAGATTGCCCGCGCGCTTGCCTGCCAGCCAAGCCTCTTGTTCCTCGATGAGCCAGCCGCAGGCATGAACCGCGAAGAGACCGATGCGCTGATGGAAATGCTGCGCGGTCTCACCAAGGATCTGGGTATCGGCATTCTGCTTGTCGACCACGATCTGAAGCTGATCAACCAATTGTGCGACCGCATCGCCGTGCTCAATGAAGGCACACTGATTGCGGCGGGCACACCTGCTGAAATCCGGAAAAATCCCGCTGTCGTCGAGGCATATCTCGGTGCCAGCACGGATCAGAATGATGACCCTGAAGGCAATCAGGGCACATGA
- a CDS encoding isochorismatase family cysteine hydrolase has protein sequence MTLTRDIPLDPSVSALLFVDVQNFSCSRKGGEFAHLSEQELEEKCGWFFEKAETEIVPNMQALQAKCREKGIEVMYTTIESLTFDGRDRSLDYKITGFNVPKGSWDGKVIDEIAPQGDEIVLPKSSSSVFVSTHIDYILRNLGVKQLVICGMLTDQCVESAIRDACDLGYLVTEVTDACLTLTQERHDNSLKAIKGYCRQITTAQLLEELG, from the coding sequence ATGACTTTGACCCGTGACATACCCCTTGATCCTTCCGTCTCTGCGCTGTTGTTTGTCGACGTGCAGAATTTCAGTTGCAGCCGCAAGGGCGGCGAGTTTGCCCATCTCAGCGAGCAGGAGCTGGAGGAGAAATGCGGCTGGTTCTTTGAAAAGGCCGAAACCGAAATCGTGCCCAACATGCAGGCTCTTCAGGCCAAGTGCCGCGAAAAGGGCATCGAGGTGATGTATACCACCATCGAAAGCCTGACCTTTGACGGCCGGGATCGCTCGCTTGATTACAAAATTACCGGATTCAACGTGCCCAAGGGCTCTTGGGATGGCAAGGTGATCGACGAGATTGCGCCGCAGGGCGATGAAATCGTGCTGCCCAAAAGCTCGTCATCGGTCTTCGTGTCTACCCATATCGACTATATCTTGCGCAATCTGGGCGTCAAACAGCTGGTCATCTGCGGCATGCTGACAGACCAATGCGTGGAGAGCGCCATTCGTGATGCCTGCGATCTTGGCTATCTGGTGACCGAAGTGACCGACGCCTGTCTGACGCTCACTCAAGAGCGTCATGACAATTCTCTCAAGGCGATCAAGGGCTACTGCAGACAGATCACGACAGCCCAGTTGCTTGAAGAACTGGGATAG
- a CDS encoding ABC transporter substrate-binding protein, whose amino-acid sequence MKKALFLTSLLALSALSQPVLAEDLKIGLATAQTGGLAPYDAPVIEGVHIAVDEINAAGGIDGKYKIDLIDKDVRSDAAQTSIATQELVDQQVSVLVLPCDADPALAAISIVAAAEIPAISTCASSPTLPLVGGDYMFANFPGDNVQATVSAEWAWGEGYKSAYIIYSPDAQYTTLPLYFKEVFGKLGGDILGEDTYSIGQQDFSAIATRIAALDPQPDVIMTAAFEPDFPSLLKALRAAGVKSQMIGSDGIDSPTTFSLGDVVEGTVFTTAGFATEGSPMEAFNKKYKEVTGKDSQTVFNAVGYDLIKVIEAAVKEAGSTDPKALRDAIANLENVQGATSMITYKGTNGMPVRQVSLVRVTGGDRELIGQPSPTADLVPAPRMQ is encoded by the coding sequence ATGAAAAAGGCACTCTTTCTTACGAGCCTTCTTGCTCTGTCCGCTCTCAGCCAGCCGGTTCTGGCTGAAGATCTGAAAATCGGCCTCGCAACAGCCCAGACCGGTGGTCTGGCTCCCTATGATGCGCCGGTTATTGAAGGCGTTCACATCGCCGTCGATGAAATCAACGCTGCAGGCGGCATTGATGGCAAATACAAGATCGACCTGATCGACAAGGATGTGCGCTCTGATGCCGCGCAGACCTCTATCGCAACTCAGGAACTGGTCGACCAGCAGGTGTCCGTTCTGGTGTTGCCATGCGATGCCGATCCGGCGCTGGCTGCCATTTCCATTGTCGCTGCTGCTGAAATTCCGGCTATCTCCACCTGCGCCTCTTCGCCAACCCTTCCGCTGGTCGGTGGTGACTATATGTTCGCCAACTTCCCCGGCGACAACGTGCAGGCAACCGTTTCCGCTGAATGGGCATGGGGCGAAGGCTACAAGTCGGCCTACATCATCTATAGCCCGGATGCGCAATACACCACGCTGCCTCTCTACTTCAAGGAAGTGTTTGGCAAGCTGGGTGGTGACATTCTGGGCGAAGACACCTATTCCATTGGCCAGCAGGATTTCTCTGCGATTGCAACCCGCATCGCCGCGCTTGACCCTCAGCCGGATGTCATCATGACCGCCGCCTTCGAGCCAGACTTCCCGTCTCTTCTGAAGGCCCTGCGTGCGGCTGGCGTGAAAAGCCAGATGATCGGCTCTGATGGTATCGATAGCCCGACCACCTTCTCCCTTGGGGATGTTGTTGAAGGCACTGTCTTCACCACGGCAGGCTTTGCCACCGAAGGCAGCCCGATGGAAGCATTCAACAAGAAATACAAGGAAGTTACCGGCAAAGACAGTCAGACGGTCTTCAACGCTGTTGGCTATGACCTGATCAAGGTCATCGAAGCCGCAGTCAAGGAAGCCGGGTCCACCGATCCGAAGGCCTTGCGCGATGCGATTGCCAATCTTGAAAATGTTCAGGGTGCAACCAGCATGATCACATATAAGGGTACCAACGGCATGCCTGTGCGTCAGGTGTCTCTGGTGCGTGTCACCGGTGGCGACCGCGAATTGATCGGCCAGCCGAGCCCGACTGCTGATCTGGTTCCTGCACCTCGTATGCAGTAA